The genome window TACGCCTCGGACGCCACGTCCATGCCGACATTACCGGCTCCGATCACCACGACTTTTTTGCCTTTGAGGTCATGGACCTTGCCGCTGTTCGTCTCTTTCAGAAAATCGTAGGCTGTGCTCACATGCTCAGAACCGGGAAACGCTATGACCCGGCCTTTCTGTGCCCCCACAGCCACGATCACGATCTCGTGGTCCTTGTAGATCTCGCCATATTTCTTCCTGTCGATCTCTGCATTGAGCTTGACGTTTACTCCAAGCTCGCTGAACCGTGAAAGCTCCTTCTCAAGGATCTGGTGCGGCAGACGCTCACGCGGGATGCAATGCTCAATCTTTCCGCCAAGCTTTTCTGAAGCTTCGTACAGGTCAACATTATGACCTTTAAGGGCAAGCTGCCATGCAGCGCTGAGGCCGCCAGGGCCGCCGCCGATCACCGCAATCTTGTGGCCTGTCGACTTCTCCTTTTTGGGAGCTGGCAGATCAAGTGCAAGACTGCCAAGCTTGTCGATCGCAAGGGGCTTGTCAATAAGGCCCCTGGTGCAGCCGGTCATGCAGAGGTTCGGACATATCTGCCCGCAGACTGTTGCAGGAAGCGGGCTGTATCTGAGCACCAATTCCAGAGATTCCTGAAGCAGCCCCTGCCTGATCAGCGTTGCCCTCTTATGCGAGGGGGTCAGCGTAGGACAGGCATATGCACAGGGAGGGTTATATTTCTCATTCGACCAGAGCGGCTTGTTTCTTCTGTCGCTGCCGGTCGTTATGTAGGGAAGCACCGTAAGGTCATGGTCGAGGTACTCGGCAAAGATCCCGCCCTGGCCCACAGACTTTTCCCAGTTATTCTTGCGGAAGTCGACCGTCGACATCTTAAGCGGCTTTTTCGCCTTCTTCTCCTGGGGCGTGTAGGCCATGAGCTTTTTCCAGTCAGAAGAAGACCGGGTAAGCTCTTCGTAATAGTCCGTCTTCTCAATTGCTTCGAGATACGGCTTCATATTCGCGGTCAGCCACTGCCAGTCCTGGTCAGTAAGGTCAAGGAGCTTCACGTCCTTTTCGCTGTAACCCTGTATCGGGCCGCGGAAATAGATCGTGCCTCCGACCATGCCAACACAGGGACGGTACCCAAGCACATTTTCCGGATTCCTCGGATTTACGCCGCAGACAACTGCAATACCGCCAGCCTTGAACTCTGCAAACGAGTCGCCGACATTTCTGAAATACCAGGACTGCGGAGGGTCAAACCGCGGATTGCGCTTGGTCATGGTATCGCAGCGTGCACCGCCGCTGCCCTGCACATACAGAAGGCCCTGTGCAGCAGCATTGAATGCTCCGTTTGTGACATCGCCCAGGACCGTAATCTTTGCACCGCAGTTTATCCATCCTGCATCATCAGATGCGCTGCCCTTTACCACGATCTCGGTCCCCTCCATGCCCATGCTGCCTACTCTCTGGCCTGAAGTGCCTTCAATCGTGATCTTTATAGTCTCGCCTTTCGGCCAGATACGTCCGCCGATGCCATGCTGGCCTTCAGCGATCACCCGCAGCTCGCTTACACCGCTCTTTACCGCCTCCTGGATCTGCTCCTCGAGGATTCGGGAAGGCACACGCTGTCCTTTCACATTGCCTTTTATGGTAACGAGTGAGGACGGGACATTTCTGTCTTCTGTCTTGTCACTTTTTACGTTTTTCTGTTTTCCCGTCACGGTACGTTTAACACTTTCTTTCTTAGCACGCATAGCTTATTCCCAGCCTCTCAGCAATTGCTTTATCATCAACACTCAGCCCGTCTGACATGCCTATCGGCAGCTCAGTAGACCGACCCA of Nitrospirota bacterium contains these proteins:
- a CDS encoding FAD-dependent oxidoreductase, producing MRAKKESVKRTVTGKQKNVKSDKTEDRNVPSSLVTIKGNVKGQRVPSRILEEQIQEAVKSGVSELRVIAEGQHGIGGRIWPKGETIKITIEGTSGQRVGSMGMEGTEIVVKGSASDDAGWINCGAKITVLGDVTNGAFNAAAQGLLYVQGSGGARCDTMTKRNPRFDPPQSWYFRNVGDSFAEFKAGGIAVVCGVNPRNPENVLGYRPCVGMVGGTIYFRGPIQGYSEKDVKLLDLTDQDWQWLTANMKPYLEAIEKTDYYEELTRSSSDWKKLMAYTPQEKKAKKPLKMSTVDFRKNNWEKSVGQGGIFAEYLDHDLTVLPYITTGSDRRNKPLWSNEKYNPPCAYACPTLTPSHKRATLIRQGLLQESLELVLRYSPLPATVCGQICPNLCMTGCTRGLIDKPLAIDKLGSLALDLPAPKKEKSTGHKIAVIGGGPGGLSAAWQLALKGHNVDLYEASEKLGGKIEHCIPRERLPHQILEKELSRFSELGVNVKLNAEIDRKKYGEIYKDHEIVIVAVGAQKGRVIAFPGSEHVSTAYDFLKETNSGKVHDLKGKKVVVIGAGNVGMDVASEAYNFGAESVIAVDIQKPAAFGKEMEAATSKGTQILYPKITERYDHAGRKIYFKDGSSLDADVVIISVGDVPVIDFLPADIHTERGWIAVNNINQTSDVKVFAIGDVTGLGLVTHAIGQGRLVAETVHYQLMHAPRQPETKQMISYDKIRREYYEAGNGDFTVEKEGHKCLSCASCRDCHMCESTCYWGAISRNDLGNGAFEYVVDEAKCIGCGFCAGTCPTGVWEMVENV